From the genome of Segatella hominis, one region includes:
- a CDS encoding ParA family protein → MGKIIALANQKGGVGKTTTTINLAASLATLEKTVLVVDADPQANASSGLGVDIKEVDCSLYECIIDHADVRDAIYTTDIDGLDIIPSHIDLVGAEIEMLNLKNREKVIKTLLEPIRDDYDYILIDCSPSLGLITVNSLTAADSVIIPVQCEYFALEGISKLLNTIKIIKSKLNPKLEIEGFLLTMYDSRLRLANQIYDEVKRHFQELVFKSVIQRNVKLSESPSHGLPVILYDAESNGAKNHLALAKEIINKNS, encoded by the coding sequence ATGGGAAAAATTATCGCATTAGCTAATCAAAAAGGTGGTGTAGGAAAGACTACAACTACTATCAATCTGGCTGCATCGCTGGCCACATTGGAGAAGACTGTCCTCGTTGTTGACGCTGACCCTCAGGCAAACGCCTCCAGCGGTTTGGGTGTCGATATCAAGGAGGTGGACTGCTCGCTCTACGAATGTATCATCGACCATGCCGATGTCCGCGATGCGATATATACCACCGATATTGACGGTTTGGACATTATCCCAAGCCATATCGACCTGGTGGGTGCTGAAATAGAAATGCTCAACCTTAAGAACCGTGAGAAAGTAATCAAGACCTTGCTGGAACCTATCCGCGATGATTATGATTATATCCTCATCGACTGTTCTCCTTCACTGGGACTCATCACTGTCAACTCGCTTACCGCAGCCGACAGCGTCATCATCCCGGTACAGTGCGAATATTTCGCTCTTGAAGGTATCAGCAAGCTGCTCAACACCATCAAGATTATCAAGAGTAAGCTGAATCCGAAACTGGAAATCGAAGGATTCCTGCTCACCATGTATGACAGCCGTCTCCGCCTTGCCAACCAGATCTATGACGAGGTAAAACGACACTTCCAGGAACTGGTGTTCAAGAGTGTCATCCAGCGCAACGTGAAGTTGAGCGAAAGTCCAAGTCACGGTCTCCCTGTCATCCTCTACGATGCAGAGTCAAACGGTGCCAAGAACCATCTGGCACTGGCAAAAGAGATCATCAACAAGAATAGTTAA
- a CDS encoding lytic transglycosylase domain-containing protein, translating to MKKVIIFAAILLSCSTGMQAQTENGDNDDVITVTDKDGKAEEIEVPTGLEDNLDSLLHLYNAQTYMMLDTACNYKDENRTYPKEVYIDRLKRLPTIIEMPYNEVVQKFIDRYSGKLRRSVSFMLGASNFYMPIFEEALEAYNLPLELKYLPVIESALNPKAVSRVGATGLWQFMLATGKRYGLEVNSLVDERRDPVKASYAAAHYLSDLYKIFDDWGLVIAAYNCGPSKVNQAIHRAKGSADYWNIYPYLPKETRGYVPAFIAANYIMNYYCEHNICPMVTELPAKTDTVVVNRDLHLEQIAQVLNINIEHLRNLNPEYRRDIVNGLNKPKTVRLPESLVGAFIDNEDSIYNFKTDELLLKRDVVDVKEDTPSVGRNHSYSRSRSSYSSRSKSSYSRKSKKSKKKKTTRSKSVTIKNGDTLSEIAARNHTTVKKLRKLNGISGNTIRAGKKIKVK from the coding sequence ATGAAGAAAGTAATCATATTTGCAGCTATATTGCTTAGCTGTTCTACCGGAATGCAAGCGCAAACCGAAAACGGTGACAACGATGATGTAATCACCGTAACAGACAAAGACGGAAAAGCAGAAGAAATCGAAGTTCCTACCGGTTTGGAGGACAATCTCGACAGCCTACTCCATCTCTACAATGCTCAGACATATATGATGCTGGATACAGCATGCAACTACAAGGACGAAAACCGAACATACCCTAAAGAGGTATATATCGACCGCCTGAAGAGACTCCCTACCATCATAGAGATGCCATACAATGAGGTGGTACAGAAATTCATCGACCGCTATAGCGGCAAGTTACGCCGCTCTGTCAGCTTTATGTTGGGAGCCAGCAATTTCTACATGCCTATCTTCGAGGAGGCTTTGGAGGCATACAACCTGCCTTTGGAATTGAAATATCTGCCAGTCATTGAATCAGCGCTCAATCCGAAGGCTGTTTCAAGAGTAGGTGCCACAGGTCTCTGGCAGTTTATGCTGGCCACAGGCAAGCGCTATGGACTGGAAGTAAACTCATTGGTAGATGAGCGCCGCGACCCGGTGAAAGCATCTTATGCTGCAGCCCACTACCTGAGTGACCTCTATAAGATCTTCGATGACTGGGGATTGGTAATCGCGGCCTACAACTGCGGTCCAAGCAAGGTAAACCAGGCCATCCACCGTGCCAAGGGTTCTGCTGACTACTGGAACATCTATCCATACCTCCCAAAGGAGACCCGTGGATATGTACCAGCATTCATCGCAGCCAACTATATCATGAACTACTACTGCGAGCATAATATCTGTCCGATGGTCACAGAGTTGCCAGCCAAGACCGACACCGTAGTAGTAAACAGAGATCTTCACTTAGAGCAGATTGCACAGGTATTGAATATCAATATCGAACATCTGCGCAACCTCAACCCAGAATACCGCCGCGACATCGTCAACGGACTCAACAAGCCTAAGACCGTACGTCTGCCAGAATCTCTCGTGGGAGCATTCATCGACAATGAAGACTCTATCTACAACTTCAAGACCGATGAACTGCTGTTGAAACGCGATGTAGTGGATGTCAAGGAAGATACACCATCTGTAGGCCGCAACCACAGTTATAGCCGCAGCAGATCTTCTTACAGTTCAAGAAGTAAAAGCTCTTACAGCAGAAAGAGCAAGAAATCAAAAAAGAAAAAGACAACTCGCAGCAAGAGTGTAACCATCAAGAATGGCGACACCTTATCAGAAATAGCAGCACGCAATCACACGACCGTGAAGAAACTTCGCAAACTGAATGGTATTTCTGGTAACACAATACGTGCCGGCAAGAAGATCAAGGTGAAGTAA
- a CDS encoding pseudouridine synthase yields the protein MMILHPFHISSTGTDFPEKMNNPFDYEPHPLCIQICKELQTYLENKKEWREEIDRGKMFGVLIVEGGYLAAYSGQIGGRSDWDDFVPAVFDYLQPDGYFKTHEAEITRINESILRLEKDERMQKARTLIADLLAQRQQAIAGFQEKMKEKKAQRDLRRKQGNLSAEEEQAMTKESQFMKAELRRLKKSLAEKTTLETEYEDYQNNISRLKQLRKQLSDALQQWLFAQFRMLNAEGEEKDLLEIFRDTALEDQPNLSLLSKRAALKMVPPAGSGECCEPKLLQYAFRHHLKPLQMAMFWWGESPKEEIRHHLQFYPACNGKCKPILRWMLPEVNTMLNHASQPLTLETLYEDRELAVICKPAGMLSVPGKEPGVTSVYSIMRRKYPEATGPLIVHRLDMATSGLMVIAKTEFAYHRLQEQFASHQIQKKYIAIVCAKEGSILPEGILSLPLMPDYLDRPRQIVNHEQGKEAITEYKVLGNEGNDAFGNKENEGNNQHLRLALYPQTGRTHQLRVHCAHREGLNAPILGDPLYGCEKAPRLYLHAESIRFTHPLSGKEIFIERKADF from the coding sequence ATGATGATACTACATCCTTTCCATATATCCTCTACAGGAACTGACTTTCCCGAAAAGATGAACAATCCTTTCGACTACGAACCGCACCCTCTTTGCATACAGATATGCAAGGAGTTGCAGACCTATCTTGAGAACAAGAAGGAATGGCGCGAGGAAATCGACCGGGGAAAAATGTTCGGAGTACTCATCGTTGAAGGCGGATACTTGGCTGCCTATAGCGGTCAGATAGGAGGCAGAAGCGACTGGGATGACTTCGTACCTGCCGTTTTCGACTACCTACAGCCTGATGGATATTTCAAGACCCATGAGGCTGAGATTACCCGCATCAACGAAAGTATCCTGCGACTGGAAAAGGATGAACGGATGCAGAAGGCCCGGACACTCATCGCAGACCTGCTTGCCCAGCGCCAACAAGCCATAGCCGGTTTTCAGGAAAAAATGAAAGAAAAGAAGGCCCAAAGGGATCTCCGACGAAAACAGGGCAATCTCTCTGCCGAAGAGGAACAGGCGATGACCAAAGAAAGCCAATTCATGAAGGCCGAACTGCGCCGACTCAAGAAATCACTTGCCGAGAAGACTACATTAGAGACGGAATACGAAGACTATCAGAACAATATTTCCAGACTCAAGCAACTGCGCAAACAACTCTCTGATGCCCTGCAGCAATGGCTATTTGCACAATTCAGAATGCTCAATGCCGAAGGAGAAGAAAAAGATCTGTTGGAAATATTCAGAGATACTGCATTGGAAGACCAGCCGAACCTGTCACTCCTCTCCAAAAGAGCTGCACTGAAGATGGTTCCTCCTGCCGGAAGCGGAGAATGCTGCGAACCCAAACTGCTCCAGTATGCTTTCAGACATCATCTGAAACCCCTGCAGATGGCGATGTTCTGGTGGGGCGAAAGTCCGAAAGAGGAAATCAGACACCACCTGCAGTTCTATCCAGCCTGCAATGGTAAGTGCAAACCGATACTCCGCTGGATGCTACCGGAAGTAAACACGATGCTCAATCATGCATCTCAGCCACTTACCCTGGAGACACTCTATGAAGACCGGGAACTTGCCGTTATCTGCAAACCTGCCGGAATGCTCTCCGTACCAGGAAAAGAACCAGGCGTCACTTCCGTCTATTCCATCATGCGAAGAAAATACCCGGAGGCTACGGGTCCTTTGATTGTACACCGGCTGGACATGGCTACAAGCGGACTCATGGTGATTGCCAAAACAGAGTTTGCCTACCATCGGCTGCAGGAACAATTCGCAAGTCATCAGATACAGAAGAAATACATAGCCATCGTATGTGCGAAAGAAGGAAGCATCCTGCCAGAAGGCATCCTCTCTCTCCCTCTGATGCCCGACTATCTCGACCGTCCACGCCAGATTGTAAATCATGAACAGGGAAAGGAAGCGATTACGGAATACAAAGTTCTTGGAAACGAAGGAAACGATGCTTTTGGTAACAAAGAAAACGAAGGAAACAACCAGCACCTCCGCCTCGCTCTCTATCCCCAAACAGGACGTACCCACCAGCTCCGTGTACATTGTGCCCACCGGGAAGGACTGAATGCCCCTATCCTTGGCGACCCTCTCTATGGCTGCGAGAAGGCACCCCGCCTCTACCTCCATGCCGAGTCTATCAGATTCACACATCCTTTATCAGGAAAGGAAATATTCATAGAACGGAAAGCAGACTTCTGA
- a CDS encoding phosphatidate cytidylyltransferase yields the protein MTDKQKNLIIRTITGVLFVGCMVSCFLQPRAMVLLFALITGLSIWEYCGLVNNEIEDVCVNRFISTVAGVYFFLAVAGFRTGVTGYNFVVFIPYIFTIVYLFIYELYTGNKNAVGDWAYTMLSQMYIALPFSLINVLAFEVSAEDGQIHYDMLLPLSIFIFLWTNDTGAYCSGSLFGKHKLFPRISPAKSWEGSIGGGIFVLIAAAIVGYFANSGETLHTLNIPEWMGLGLVVAVFGTWGDLVESLFKRTIGVKDSGNILPGHGGMLDRFDSSLMAIPAAVIYLYTLQLFG from the coding sequence ATGACAGACAAACAAAAGAACCTTATCATCAGAACCATCACCGGCGTACTCTTCGTCGGCTGTATGGTTTCATGTTTCCTGCAACCGAGAGCAATGGTACTCCTCTTCGCTCTGATCACTGGCCTGAGTATCTGGGAATACTGCGGGTTAGTCAACAATGAGATAGAAGACGTTTGCGTCAACCGCTTCATCTCTACCGTAGCAGGTGTATATTTCTTCCTTGCCGTAGCGGGATTCCGTACGGGTGTTACAGGCTACAACTTCGTAGTCTTCATCCCATACATCTTCACGATTGTATATCTCTTCATCTATGAGTTATATACAGGCAATAAGAATGCTGTTGGCGACTGGGCTTACACGATGCTTTCACAGATGTACATCGCTCTCCCATTCTCGCTCATCAACGTATTGGCATTTGAAGTATCAGCAGAAGACGGACAGATACATTACGACATGCTCTTACCGCTGAGCATATTCATCTTCCTCTGGACCAATGATACAGGTGCCTATTGCAGTGGCTCTCTCTTCGGAAAGCACAAGCTCTTCCCTCGCATCAGCCCTGCCAAGAGTTGGGAAGGAAGCATCGGCGGAGGTATCTTCGTACTGATCGCTGCAGCCATCGTCGGTTACTTTGCCAATTCAGGAGAAACCCTGCATACCTTGAACATCCCTGAGTGGATGGGATTAGGTTTGGTAGTCGCAGTATTTGGCACATGGGGCGACTTGGTAGAGAGCCTATTCAAACGCACCATCGGCGTGAAAGACAGTGGCAATATTCTTCCGGGACACGGAGGTATGCTCGACCGTTTCGATTCTTCACTTATGGCAATTCCTGCCGCAGTGATTTATCTCTACACCCTCCAACTGTTCGGATAA
- the surE gene encoding 5'/3'-nucleotidase SurE has product MENKKPLVLISNDDGYHANGIKTLVGFLKGWCDVLVVAPESARSGYACAFSATEPLRLKRRKNMGEDVEVWSCSGTPVDCVKLALDQLLSGRTPDLILSGINHGDNSSVNNHYSGTMGVAKEGCMKRIPSVAFSSCNYDENADLSPLKDGVVAIVKKVLAEGLPIDTCLNVNFPANPPFKGFKMCRMTRGSWIHEVEKRHHPRGYDYYWMVGEYRNDEPEATDTDQWALNHGYISITPTKIDVTDYELLNSFKI; this is encoded by the coding sequence ATGGAAAATAAGAAACCTTTAGTTTTAATTTCGAATGATGATGGCTATCATGCCAATGGTATCAAAACGCTCGTCGGCTTCCTCAAAGGTTGGTGCGACGTGCTGGTTGTGGCTCCTGAAAGTGCCCGGTCGGGATATGCCTGTGCCTTTTCTGCCACAGAACCATTGCGACTGAAACGCCGCAAGAATATGGGAGAGGATGTGGAAGTATGGTCATGCAGCGGTACGCCTGTTGACTGTGTGAAGTTGGCATTAGATCAATTGCTCTCTGGGCGTACTCCAGACTTGATTCTGAGTGGCATCAACCATGGTGATAATTCCAGTGTCAACAATCATTATTCCGGTACGATGGGTGTTGCCAAGGAGGGGTGCATGAAGCGTATTCCTTCTGTGGCCTTCAGTAGTTGCAATTACGATGAGAATGCCGATCTTTCTCCGTTGAAGGATGGGGTTGTCGCTATTGTGAAGAAAGTACTTGCGGAAGGTTTGCCTATTGATACCTGTCTGAATGTGAATTTCCCTGCGAATCCGCCTTTCAAGGGCTTTAAGATGTGCCGCATGACTCGTGGTTCCTGGATTCATGAGGTGGAAAAGCGTCATCATCCGCGTGGCTACGATTACTATTGGATGGTGGGAGAATATCGCAATGATGAGCCGGAGGCTACTGATACCGACCAGTGGGCTCTGAATCATGGATATATCTCCATTACACCTACCAAGATAGATGTGACAGACTATGAATTACTGAATAGTTTCAAGATTTAA
- the ftsH gene encoding ATP-dependent zinc metalloprotease FtsH has translation MEQGNRMNNHGGGKPPKMPRFNMSWLYVIILISLIVVFLNGGGDALGGSANKKATYTEFKEYIEKGYVLSVTANKNDGNLKVYVAPNHIRDVYHTSAKDVGPAPYVEVQYGSIDEVDKYLDNMVKAKKIKSYNYVNEKGNDFISLLINFAPLIIFFLLIWWVSGRMGGGMGGSGGGIFNVGKSKARMYEKGNTLGITFKDVAGQEGAKQEVEEIVEFLKNPQKYTDLGGKIPKGALLVGPPGTGKTLLAKAVAGEAGVPFFSMSGSDFVEMFVGVGASRVRDLFRQAKEKAPSIIFIDEIDAVGRARSKNPAMGGNDERENTLNALLTEMDGFGTNSGVIILAATNRVDMLDSALLRAGRFDREIHVDLPGLNERKAIFQVHLKPIKIDDTVDIDLLARQTPGFSGADIANVCNEAALIAARHDKKAVCKQDFLDAVDRIVGGLEKKTKVMTADEKRSIALHEAGHATISWFCQYANPLIKVTIVPRGQALGAAWYLPEERQITTKEQMLDEMCSLMGGRAAEELFTGHISSGAMNDLERATKSAYGMVAYLGMSKTLPNICYYNQSEYSFQRPYSETTAREIDEEVLKMVNEQYTRAKNILMEHKEGHNALAELLIQKEVIMAEDVEKIFGKRPWMSRSQEIMEDEQPKIDDTVKELPEVQAAIKEHEENNKNAEDKQDDNN, from the coding sequence ATGGAACAAGGAAACAGAATGAATAATCATGGCGGCGGAAAACCGCCAAAGATGCCTCGGTTCAATATGAGCTGGCTTTACGTCATCATCCTCATCAGTTTGATAGTGGTCTTTCTGAATGGTGGTGGTGATGCATTAGGTGGAAGTGCAAACAAAAAGGCTACTTACACAGAATTCAAGGAATACATCGAAAAGGGATACGTACTGAGCGTTACTGCCAATAAGAACGACGGCAACCTGAAAGTGTACGTTGCCCCAAATCATATCAGAGATGTATATCATACCAGTGCGAAGGACGTAGGACCTGCTCCTTATGTTGAAGTGCAGTATGGTTCGATAGACGAAGTTGACAAATATCTCGACAACATGGTGAAGGCTAAGAAAATCAAATCTTACAACTATGTCAACGAGAAAGGCAACGACTTCATCAGCCTCCTGATCAACTTCGCCCCACTCATCATCTTCTTCCTCCTCATCTGGTGGGTATCTGGAAGAATGGGCGGTGGCATGGGCGGCTCTGGCGGCGGTATCTTCAATGTCGGCAAGAGCAAAGCACGCATGTATGAAAAGGGAAATACATTAGGTATTACCTTCAAGGACGTGGCCGGACAGGAAGGTGCCAAACAGGAAGTGGAGGAAATCGTGGAGTTCCTCAAAAACCCACAGAAATATACCGACCTGGGTGGTAAGATTCCTAAAGGAGCACTCCTCGTGGGTCCTCCGGGAACAGGTAAGACACTCCTGGCAAAGGCTGTAGCCGGTGAAGCAGGTGTACCATTCTTCTCTATGAGCGGTTCCGACTTCGTTGAAATGTTTGTGGGTGTCGGTGCATCCCGTGTTCGCGACCTCTTCAGACAGGCTAAGGAAAAGGCGCCAAGCATTATCTTCATCGATGAGATTGATGCCGTGGGTCGTGCCCGCAGCAAGAACCCTGCCATGGGCGGAAACGATGAACGTGAGAATACCCTGAATGCCCTCCTTACAGAGATGGACGGCTTCGGTACCAATAGTGGTGTCATCATCCTTGCAGCTACCAACCGTGTTGATATGCTGGATAGTGCCCTGCTCCGTGCCGGTCGTTTCGACCGTGAAATCCACGTTGATCTGCCTGGCTTGAACGAGCGCAAGGCCATCTTCCAGGTTCATCTGAAACCAATCAAGATAGACGATACAGTAGATATCGACCTCCTGGCTCGTCAGACTCCGGGATTCTCGGGTGCAGATATCGCCAATGTTTGTAATGAGGCTGCCCTCATCGCTGCACGCCACGACAAGAAGGCTGTGTGCAAGCAGGACTTCCTCGATGCTGTCGATCGTATCGTAGGTGGACTGGAGAAAAAGACCAAGGTGATGACTGCAGATGAAAAGCGCAGCATCGCATTGCATGAGGCTGGTCATGCTACGATCTCATGGTTCTGCCAGTATGCCAACCCGCTCATCAAGGTTACCATCGTACCTCGCGGACAGGCTTTGGGTGCTGCATGGTATTTGCCTGAGGAGAGACAGATTACCACCAAGGAGCAGATGCTCGATGAGATGTGCTCGCTGATGGGTGGACGTGCAGCAGAGGAACTGTTTACAGGACATATCTCTTCTGGTGCGATGAACGACCTGGAGCGTGCTACCAAGAGTGCATACGGCATGGTGGCTTACCTCGGTATGAGTAAGACATTGCCAAACATCTGCTATTACAACCAGAGCGAATACTCTTTCCAGCGCCCATACTCTGAGACAACGGCAAGAGAAATCGACGAGGAGGTACTCAAGATGGTGAACGAACAATATACCCGTGCCAAGAACATCCTGATGGAACACAAGGAGGGTCACAATGCGCTGGCTGAACTCCTGATACAGAAAGAGGTTATCATGGCAGAAGACGTGGAGAAGATTTTCGGCAAGCGCCCTTGGATGAGCCGTTCTCAGGAAATCATGGAGGACGAACAGCCTAAGATCGACGACACCGTCAAGGAACTTCCAGAGGTACAGGCTGCTATCAAGGAGCATGAGGAAAACAACAAGAATGCCGAAGACAAGCAGGACGATAATAATTAA
- the rsfS gene encoding ribosome silencing factor has product MNTTKQLVETIKEGIQEKKGSKIVIADLTHIDGTIAKYFVICQGNSPSQVEAIAESVGDFCRKNLGEKPANVAGLGNDQWVAIDFVDVLVHIFQPEVRQFYDLEHLWEDANLTEIPDLD; this is encoded by the coding sequence ATGAATACAACAAAACAATTAGTAGAGACAATTAAAGAAGGAATACAGGAAAAAAAAGGTAGTAAAATTGTGATTGCCGACCTGACGCACATCGATGGTACTATCGCAAAGTACTTCGTCATCTGTCAGGGCAACTCTCCATCACAGGTGGAAGCTATCGCTGAATCTGTAGGCGATTTCTGCAGAAAAAATCTGGGAGAAAAACCTGCAAATGTAGCGGGATTGGGAAATGACCAGTGGGTTGCTATCGACTTCGTGGATGTACTTGTGCATATCTTCCAACCAGAAGTTAGACAGTTCTATGATCTGGAGCACCTCTGGGAAGACGCCAACCTGACTGAGATTCCTGACCTCGACTAA
- a CDS encoding DUF5683 domain-containing protein, whose amino-acid sequence MAQKDSLAVESLSLEDSITIDSASLSKALAPKALRKKRNWATWRPDTKRAMWLALVLPGAGQIYNRKYWKLPIIYGGFVGCAYAMSWNNQMYHDYSQAYLDIMDDDPNTQSYNQFLHLGAQIDASNIERYKEIFRKRKDRYRRWRDMSMFVMIGVYAFSVIDAYVDASLSEFDISDDLSLRVEPTVINNNQRTRNPLRSSTLGLQCSLTF is encoded by the coding sequence ATGGCACAAAAGGACTCACTCGCCGTAGAAAGCCTGAGCCTGGAGGATTCGATTACCATCGACAGTGCCTCCCTGAGCAAAGCACTCGCCCCTAAAGCGCTGAGAAAGAAGCGCAACTGGGCCACCTGGAGACCAGACACCAAGCGTGCCATGTGGCTTGCTCTCGTATTGCCGGGTGCAGGACAGATTTACAACAGGAAATACTGGAAGCTGCCTATCATCTACGGCGGCTTCGTGGGATGTGCCTATGCCATGAGCTGGAACAACCAGATGTATCATGACTACTCACAGGCATATCTGGACATCATGGACGATGACCCCAACACACAGAGCTACAACCAGTTCTTGCACTTGGGAGCCCAAATAGATGCCAGCAATATAGAGCGATATAAGGAAATCTTCCGCAAACGCAAAGACCGCTATCGCAGATGGAGAGACATGAGTATGTTTGTGATGATAGGCGTATATGCCTTCTCCGTCATTGATGCATACGTGGATGCTTCCCTCTCTGAATTTGACATCTCAGACGACCTGTCGCTCAGAGTAGAGCCTACGGTAATCAACAACAACCAGAGAACCCGCAACCCATTGCGTTCTTCTACGCTTGGCCTGCAATGTTCTCTCACATTCTAA
- a CDS encoding ParB/RepB/Spo0J family partition protein, with protein MAVHKKYNNGTKSNALGRGLDALISTEGVRTQGSSTINEIALDQIEANPNQPRREFDEEALHELAESIKAIGIIQPITLRQVSENRFQIIAGERRWRASQLAGLLAIPAYIRTISDENVMEMALVENIQRQDLNAIEIALAYEHLLENEGMTQEKISERVGKSRAAIANYLRLLKLPAQVQMALQKKEIDMGHCRALLALDSPSLQIKLFKEIQKNGYSVRKVEEMVQHLKNGEDIESGKKTITSKSQVPEEFTMLKDRLSKFLNTKVQFTCSPKGKGKISIPFANEEELERIMSVFDQLNQNKN; from the coding sequence ATGGCAGTACATAAGAAATACAATAACGGAACGAAAAGCAATGCCTTGGGTCGTGGACTCGATGCATTGATATCAACAGAAGGCGTTCGCACCCAGGGCAGCAGCACCATCAATGAGATAGCGCTCGACCAGATAGAAGCGAACCCCAACCAGCCTCGCCGTGAGTTTGACGAGGAAGCCTTGCACGAACTGGCTGAAAGCATCAAGGCTATCGGTATCATCCAGCCCATCACCCTGAGACAGGTATCGGAAAACAGATTCCAGATTATCGCCGGTGAGCGCCGATGGAGAGCGTCCCAACTGGCTGGTCTCCTGGCTATCCCTGCCTACATCCGCACCATCAGCGACGAGAACGTGATGGAAATGGCTTTGGTGGAGAATATCCAGCGCCAGGACCTCAACGCCATCGAAATCGCCCTTGCCTATGAGCATCTCCTGGAAAACGAGGGAATGACACAAGAGAAGATTTCCGAGCGCGTGGGCAAGAGTAGAGCAGCCATTGCCAACTACCTCCGCCTGCTGAAACTGCCTGCCCAAGTACAGATGGCATTGCAGAAGAAGGAAATCGACATGGGACACTGCCGTGCACTGCTTGCACTTGACAGTCCGTCGCTACAAATCAAACTCTTCAAGGAAATCCAGAAAAACGGTTACTCAGTTAGAAAGGTAGAAGAAATGGTGCAGCACCTGAAAAACGGTGAGGACATCGAGAGTGGCAAGAAGACGATCACATCCAAGTCACAGGTACCAGAGGAGTTTACGATGCTGAAAGACCGTCTTTCTAAATTCCTCAACACCAAAGTACAGTTCACCTGTTCACCAAAGGGCAAGGGAAAAATCAGCATTCCTTTCGCCAACGAGGAAGAATTGGAGCGCATCATGAGCGTTTTCGACCAATTAAACCAAAACAAAAATTAA